In a genomic window of Pedobacter sp. KBS0701:
- a CDS encoding 1-deoxy-D-xylulose-5-phosphate reductoisomerase produces MNNITIQQSVKRITILGSTGSIGTQALEVVRDHPTVFKVAVLSALKNSALLIQQAKEFKPAIVVICDESKYSEVKDALFGLDIKILAGEAALSEVAAYADSDVVLTALMGSVGLKPTVAAIKAGKNIALANKETLVVAGELITQLATEHQVKILPVDSEHSAIFQCLVGEEQNRIEKIYLTASGGPFLGKTKDFLSTVKKEEALKHPNWVMGAKITIDSASLMNKGLEVIEAKWLFSLDVDQIDVIVHPQSIIHSIVQFNDGSMKAQMGVPDMKLPIQYALNYPDRLKNNFKRFNFLEYPNFSFLKADMETFRNLDLAFTSLRKGGNMPCILNAANEIVVEAFLKDKIGFLRMSEVIEQCMEEIGFIEKPQLSDYLETDKHSRILAGELVTKSIL; encoded by the coding sequence TTGAACAATATAACAATACAGCAATCTGTAAAAAGAATAACCATATTAGGTTCTACAGGGAGCATAGGTACACAAGCACTTGAAGTGGTTAGGGATCATCCTACGGTTTTTAAAGTTGCCGTATTATCTGCACTGAAGAATTCAGCATTACTCATTCAACAGGCAAAGGAATTTAAACCGGCAATTGTTGTAATCTGTGATGAAAGCAAATACAGCGAAGTTAAAGATGCTTTGTTTGGCCTTGATATAAAAATTTTGGCCGGAGAAGCGGCCTTATCAGAAGTAGCTGCTTATGCTGATAGCGATGTAGTGCTTACTGCATTAATGGGATCGGTTGGTTTAAAACCAACTGTTGCAGCGATAAAAGCAGGGAAAAACATCGCTTTAGCCAATAAGGAAACTTTGGTGGTTGCAGGCGAACTGATTACACAATTGGCAACTGAACACCAGGTTAAAATTTTACCGGTTGATTCAGAGCATTCGGCCATATTCCAGTGTTTGGTAGGGGAAGAGCAAAATCGGATCGAGAAAATTTACCTCACGGCTTCCGGCGGGCCATTTTTGGGCAAAACAAAAGATTTTCTTTCTACAGTAAAAAAAGAGGAGGCCTTAAAACATCCTAACTGGGTGATGGGTGCAAAAATCACCATTGATTCTGCTTCCTTAATGAATAAAGGTTTAGAAGTAATTGAGGCAAAATGGCTGTTTAGCCTCGATGTAGACCAGATTGATGTTATCGTTCATCCTCAATCTATCATCCATTCCATTGTTCAGTTTAACGATGGTTCAATGAAAGCACAAATGGGGGTTCCTGACATGAAATTGCCCATTCAGTATGCTTTAAATTATCCCGACAGGCTAAAAAACAATTTTAAACGTTTTAACTTCTTGGAATATCCAAACTTTAGCTTCTTGAAAGCAGATATGGAAACCTTTAGGAATTTGGATCTGGCATTTACTTCTTTACGAAAAGGGGGGAATATGCCTTGTATTTTAAATGCGGCAAATGAAATTGTTGTGGAAGCATTTTTGAAAGATAAAATCGGTTTCCTGCGGATGAGTGAGGTTATAGAACAGTGTATGGAAGAAATTGGTTTTATTGAAAAACCACAATTGAGTGATTATTTAGAAACTGACAAACATAGCCGTATCTTAGCCGGCGAATTAGTAACAAAAAGTATATTGTAA
- a CDS encoding glycosyltransferase family 2 protein, translating into MFFSIIIPLYNRPQEIDELLHTLTKQTYLQFEVLVIEDGSKNDAKAIVASYADKLDIKYYFKENAGQGFARNFGFERAKGDYFIIFDSDILVPADYLEIVRNYLYEHHLDAYGGPDAAHDSFTPVQKAISYAMTSPFTTGGIRGNKQHVGQFHPRSFNMGVSRQAWEKVGGFILTRLGEDIEYSIRIHENGFKIGLIPDAKVYHKRRTSFSQFYKQLHFFGRARINIYKHFPKELKPVHFFPALFTLGFGFTILCNFIYPPLAYVCNFFLLIYFMLIFFHSWSVNKSLKVAFLSIISSFIQLTAYGLGFIQDLFKRVVFKQQ; encoded by the coding sequence ATGTTTTTCTCCATCATAATCCCCCTTTACAATCGTCCTCAGGAAATTGACGAGCTTTTACATACCTTAACTAAACAGACTTATTTACAGTTTGAAGTTTTGGTTATTGAAGATGGTTCGAAAAACGATGCAAAGGCAATTGTGGCTTCTTATGCCGATAAACTGGATATTAAATATTATTTCAAGGAGAATGCGGGACAAGGGTTTGCCCGTAATTTTGGTTTTGAAAGGGCTAAGGGAGATTATTTTATCATTTTTGATTCCGATATCCTGGTTCCGGCCGATTATCTCGAAATTGTTAGAAATTACCTTTATGAACATCATTTGGATGCCTATGGAGGTCCGGATGCGGCGCATGATAGTTTCACGCCGGTGCAAAAAGCAATCAGTTACGCCATGACATCGCCATTCACCACCGGTGGTATTCGTGGTAATAAGCAACATGTAGGGCAGTTTCATCCACGTAGTTTTAATATGGGCGTTTCCCGTCAGGCCTGGGAAAAGGTAGGGGGCTTTATTTTAACCCGTTTGGGAGAGGATATTGAATACAGCATCCGTATCCATGAAAATGGTTTCAAAATCGGCTTGATCCCAGATGCAAAGGTTTACCATAAACGCAGAACGAGTTTCAGCCAGTTTTATAAACAATTACACTTTTTCGGTAGGGCAAGAATCAATATTTATAAACATTTCCCGAAAGAATTAAAGCCGGTTCACTTTTTTCCTGCCTTATTTACTTTAGGATTTGGTTTCACGATTTTATGTAACTTTATCTATCCGCCATTGGCGTATGTTTGTAACTTCTTCTTATTGATTTACTTTATGTTGATATTTTTTCACTCCTGGTCAGTAAATAAATCTTTAAAAGTTGCATTTTTGAGCATTATATCTTCGTTTATCCAATTAACCGCTTATGGTTTAGGATTTATACAGGATTTATTTAAACGTGTGGTATTCAAACAACAATGA
- a CDS encoding GH3 auxin-responsive promoter family protein, whose amino-acid sequence MEKEKNGRREKSPSGGWGLKAALSKPFAAFAVWQINKWKYNAVNAQNNMLKKLVDEAKYTVFGKDHHFSEIKNYTDFKKHVPVQDYEGLKPYVDRVVAGEADVLWKGKPLYFAKTSGTTSGVKYIPLSKESMPEHIKAARNAILTYINETGKAGFVNGKMIFLQGSPVLSVKNGINVGRLSGIVAHHVPAYLQKNRLPSYETNIIEDWEQKVDAIVEETINENMTLISGIPPWVQMYFDKLSEKSGGKKIAEIFRNFSLFIYGGVNFEPYRAKIEQSIGKKIDAIETYPASEGFIAYQDSQKDKGLLLLADAGIFYEFVPADQYYNDHPTRLSLGEVELDINYALILNTNAGLWGYSIGDTVKFVSKNPYKIVVTGRIKHFISAFGEHVIGEEVEQAILTVANEEQVEITEFTVAPQVNPAADQLPYHEWFVEFSSAPKDLAAFSKKVDEALQKKNIYYFDLIEGNILQPLIIRTLQKDAFVNYMKSEGKLGGQNKVPRLSNDRKLADGLEKYIV is encoded by the coding sequence ATGGAAAAAGAAAAGAACGGTAGAAGGGAAAAGTCCCCTTCAGGGGGTTGGGGGCTTAAAGCAGCGTTAAGTAAACCCTTTGCGGCATTTGCAGTTTGGCAAATCAACAAATGGAAGTATAATGCCGTAAATGCTCAAAATAACATGCTGAAAAAGCTTGTTGATGAAGCTAAATATACTGTTTTTGGTAAAGACCATCATTTCTCTGAGATCAAAAACTATACAGATTTTAAAAAGCATGTTCCTGTTCAGGATTATGAAGGTTTAAAACCTTATGTAGATCGTGTGGTGGCAGGCGAAGCTGATGTGCTTTGGAAAGGAAAACCGCTTTATTTCGCCAAAACATCAGGCACCACTTCGGGCGTAAAATACATCCCGCTTTCTAAAGAGTCGATGCCTGAGCACATTAAAGCTGCACGGAATGCCATTTTAACTTATATTAATGAAACAGGTAAGGCCGGTTTCGTTAATGGAAAGATGATCTTTCTGCAAGGAAGTCCGGTTTTGAGTGTGAAAAATGGGATCAATGTGGGGCGCTTATCAGGGATTGTAGCCCACCACGTGCCAGCTTATTTGCAAAAAAACCGCCTACCTTCTTACGAAACCAATATCATCGAAGATTGGGAGCAGAAAGTGGATGCCATTGTGGAGGAGACGATCAATGAAAACATGACCTTGATTTCTGGTATTCCACCTTGGGTACAAATGTATTTCGATAAACTTTCAGAGAAATCAGGAGGAAAGAAAATCGCTGAAATTTTCAGGAATTTTAGCCTGTTTATTTATGGAGGGGTAAATTTCGAACCTTATCGCGCAAAAATTGAACAGAGCATCGGGAAAAAAATTGATGCCATTGAAACCTATCCGGCTTCAGAAGGGTTTATTGCCTATCAGGATTCGCAAAAAGATAAAGGCTTACTATTATTGGCTGATGCGGGAATTTTTTACGAATTTGTCCCCGCTGATCAATATTACAATGATCATCCAACACGGTTATCACTTGGCGAGGTTGAGCTTGATATCAACTATGCATTGATTTTAAATACCAATGCAGGCTTATGGGGTTACAGTATTGGCGATACTGTGAAATTTGTTTCGAAAAATCCATATAAAATTGTAGTTACAGGGCGGATTAAACATTTCATTTCTGCTTTTGGCGAACATGTAATAGGAGAAGAGGTAGAACAAGCAATTTTAACGGTAGCAAATGAAGAGCAGGTAGAAATTACAGAATTTACAGTGGCACCGCAGGTTAATCCGGCAGCTGATCAATTGCCTTACCATGAGTGGTTTGTGGAGTTTTCATCAGCGCCAAAAGATCTGGCTGCTTTTAGTAAAAAGGTTGATGAAGCTTTGCAAAAGAAAAATATTTATTATTTTGACCTAATTGAGGGAAACATCCTTCAGCCATTGATTATACGTACTTTGCAAAAAGATGCCTTTGTAAACTATATGAAAAGTGAAGGGAAGTTAGGCGGACAGAATAAGGTTCCGCGGTTGAGTAATGATAGGAAATTGGCAGATGGGTTGGAGAAATATATTGTTTAA
- a CDS encoding iron-sulfur cluster co-chaperone HscB C-terminal domain-containing protein: protein MSEAKPAINYFEFYDLPIQFNPDQNAVKTKFYALSKQFHPDFYANESEEKQQEVLDLSTLNNKAYQILSNAKKRLKYVLELKGIVETDEGYQLPQSFLMEMMDVNEALMDLEFEPDTEKLLQVNNDVNSIEKQLNDELSELVKKFDENPSESDQTLPLIKDIFYRQKYISRLRERLSKQ, encoded by the coding sequence ATGAGCGAAGCGAAACCAGCTATCAATTATTTCGAATTTTACGATTTACCGATTCAGTTTAATCCAGATCAAAATGCGGTAAAAACAAAGTTCTATGCTTTAAGCAAACAGTTTCACCCCGATTTTTATGCCAATGAAAGTGAAGAGAAACAGCAGGAGGTACTCGATCTGTCAACTTTGAATAATAAGGCCTACCAAATATTGAGCAATGCTAAAAAACGCTTAAAATATGTGCTCGAATTAAAAGGGATAGTAGAAACAGATGAAGGTTATCAACTGCCACAATCTTTTCTAATGGAAATGATGGATGTAAATGAGGCTTTAATGGACTTGGAGTTTGAGCCAGATACCGAAAAATTACTTCAAGTAAATAATGATGTGAATTCGATTGAAAAACAATTGAATGATGAATTAAGCGAACTGGTTAAAAAATTTGATGAAAACCCATCAGAATCTGATCAAACATTACCTTTGATTAAAGACATTTTTTACAGGCAAAAATACATTAGCAGACTAAGAGAGCGTTTGTCCAAGCAATGA
- the rseP gene encoding RIP metalloprotease RseP produces MNGLIMAGQLLLGLSLLVILHELGHFLAARAFGIKVEKFYLFFDAWGFKLFSFKKGDVEYGVGWLPLGGYVKIAGMIDESMDTEQMAQPAQPWEFRSKPAWQRLIVMLGGIIVNVIVGIFIFWILTFNIGQNYTVNSKLNDGISVGTIGKEIGLKNGDKILAINGNKLIRFEDAISSKVLFDGAQLTILRENKTLYISVPDTILNKISKNDKENFISPRYIMERVDKVSAPDEKVDKPSFFDKLFGRKFEKPVYPAYAAGIKPGDSILSVNGKQITFFDQFKEEVSTNKLKPVTIKALRKGKEVTFDLKVSKDGTIGIIPNLKMPETAHVDFGFIESLPVGATMAWSTFVDNAKGIGKMITGKLSARNISSPIGIAKVYGSTFDWVKFWTLTGLISMALAFMNLLPIPGLDGGHVVFLLIEMVQRKPVSEKVLEKAQIVGFVILICLMVFAFGNDILKSFGK; encoded by the coding sequence ATGAACGGATTGATTATGGCGGGGCAGCTGTTGCTCGGATTGTCTTTATTGGTAATATTACACGAATTAGGGCATTTCCTGGCGGCCAGAGCATTTGGTATTAAAGTAGAAAAATTTTATTTATTTTTTGATGCCTGGGGTTTCAAACTTTTTAGTTTCAAAAAAGGTGATGTTGAATATGGGGTGGGGTGGTTGCCACTTGGCGGTTATGTAAAAATTGCCGGAATGATTGATGAGAGTATGGATACTGAGCAAATGGCTCAACCTGCTCAACCTTGGGAATTCCGTTCTAAACCGGCCTGGCAACGTTTGATTGTAATGCTTGGTGGTATTATCGTAAACGTAATTGTAGGTATTTTTATCTTCTGGATATTAACCTTCAACATCGGACAAAATTACACCGTTAACAGTAAACTAAACGATGGTATTTCTGTAGGTACTATTGGTAAAGAAATCGGTTTAAAAAATGGAGATAAAATTTTAGCTATCAATGGCAATAAATTAATCCGTTTTGAAGATGCGATTTCGAGCAAAGTACTGTTTGATGGGGCACAATTAACCATTTTAAGGGAGAATAAAACCCTTTATATCTCTGTTCCAGATACCATTCTAAACAAAATATCGAAAAACGATAAAGAGAATTTTATCTCACCACGATATATTATGGAGCGTGTAGATAAGGTAAGCGCACCTGATGAAAAAGTGGATAAGCCATCATTTTTTGATAAGTTATTTGGCAGAAAGTTCGAGAAACCTGTGTATCCTGCTTATGCTGCCGGTATTAAACCAGGCGATAGTATTTTATCTGTTAATGGAAAACAGATCACTTTTTTTGATCAGTTTAAAGAAGAGGTTTCTACAAATAAGTTAAAACCCGTTACCATTAAGGCATTGCGTAAGGGAAAAGAAGTAACATTCGATCTTAAAGTAAGTAAAGATGGAACAATTGGAATTATTCCTAACTTAAAGATGCCTGAAACTGCACATGTAGATTTTGGTTTTATTGAGTCGTTACCAGTTGGGGCAACCATGGCCTGGAGTACTTTTGTAGATAATGCAAAAGGTATTGGTAAAATGATTACAGGTAAATTAAGTGCGCGTAATATTAGCAGTCCGATTGGTATTGCAAAAGTTTATGGCAGTACTTTCGACTGGGTTAAATTCTGGACTTTAACCGGATTGATTTCGATGGCCCTGGCATTTATGAATTTATTACCTATTCCAGGCTTAGACGGAGGGCATGTAGTGTTTCTTTTAATCGAGATGGTACAACGTAAGCCTGTAAGCGAAAAAGTGCTGGAGAAGGCACAGATTGTGGGTTTTGTAATCCTGATCTGTTTAATGGTGTTTGCTTTTGGTAATGATATTCTAAAATCTTTCGGTAAGTAA
- a CDS encoding four helix bundle protein: MEKNYLQLNHITAYTKSFHLSNFVWDLVSGWDSFAKYTIGQQFVDAVDSISANIAEGFGRYHKKDKIKFYYYRFGSVKECLDWNEKARVRKLVNEETYSKIFATLETLPKEIHQLIKFTNEKLKI, encoded by the coding sequence ATGGAAAAGAATTATTTACAATTGAATCATATAACGGCATATACAAAATCGTTTCATCTTAGCAATTTTGTATGGGATTTGGTATCTGGTTGGGATAGCTTTGCAAAGTATACCATCGGGCAACAGTTTGTTGATGCTGTTGATTCTATTTCAGCTAATATTGCTGAAGGCTTTGGTCGTTATCATAAGAAAGATAAGATCAAGTTTTATTATTATAGATTTGGTTCGGTTAAGGAATGTTTAGACTGGAACGAAAAAGCAAGAGTTCGAAAGTTGGTAAATGAGGAAACGTATTCAAAGATTTTTGCAACTTTGGAAACTTTGCCGAAAGAAATTCATCAACTGATAAAATTTACAAACGAAAAATTGAAAATTTAA
- a CDS encoding glycosyltransferase family 2 protein, with product MDISVVVPLFNEDESLPELTAWIDKVMIDNNFSYEIILVDDGSTDRSWEVIEELRSQNLAIKGIKFRRNYGKSAALNVGFEATKGNVVITMDADLQDSPDEIPELYRRIKEEKLDIISGWKKKRYDPITKTIPTKLFNAATRKMSGIELNDFNCGLKAYRSDVIKTIEVYGEMHRYIPVIAKWAGFSKIAEQVVEHRARKYGTTKFGFSRFINGFLDLLSIFFVGKFGKRPMHFFGSLGVLSFLLGTFMALWMIGVKLYHIAAEIPYKREITDQPLFYIALVAIIVGSQMFLTGFVAELVTRNAPERNQYLIEKELK from the coding sequence ATGGATATATCAGTTGTAGTACCCTTATTTAATGAAGATGAATCTTTGCCAGAATTAACGGCCTGGATTGATAAAGTGATGATCGACAATAATTTCAGCTATGAAATTATTTTGGTTGATGATGGTAGTACTGATAGATCCTGGGAGGTGATTGAAGAATTAAGATCTCAGAATCTTGCTATAAAAGGCATTAAATTTAGACGTAACTATGGTAAATCTGCGGCATTAAACGTTGGTTTCGAAGCCACGAAAGGCAATGTTGTGATTACGATGGATGCCGATTTACAGGATAGTCCGGATGAAATTCCTGAATTATACCGTCGAATTAAAGAAGAAAAACTCGATATTATATCAGGCTGGAAAAAGAAACGTTACGATCCGATTACAAAAACGATACCTACTAAACTCTTTAACGCAGCTACCCGCAAAATGAGCGGTATAGAACTGAACGATTTTAACTGTGGCCTGAAAGCTTACCGGAGCGATGTTATTAAGACAATTGAAGTTTATGGCGAAATGCACCGTTATATCCCGGTAATTGCTAAATGGGCTGGATTTAGTAAAATAGCCGAGCAGGTGGTAGAGCATCGTGCACGTAAATATGGCACGACAAAATTTGGTTTCAGCAGGTTTATCAATGGCTTTTTAGATTTACTTTCTATTTTCTTTGTGGGTAAATTCGGCAAACGCCCGATGCACTTTTTTGGTTCATTAGGCGTGTTGAGTTTCTTACTAGGAACATTTATGGCTCTTTGGATGATAGGAGTGAAGCTTTATCATATAGCAGCAGAAATTCCTTATAAAAGAGAAATTACCGATCAACCTTTATTTTATATTGCCTTGGTTGCAATAATTGTTGGATCTCAAATGTTTTTAACTGGTTTTGTAGCCGAATTGGTTACTCGAAATGCACCAGAAAGAAATCAATATTTAATAGAAAAAGAACTTAAATAA
- a CDS encoding IS110 family transposase, with product MIATTKFFIGIDISKPHFDVALMAVVNHVKQEIATARFDNTAPGIKLFEKWLKSQKTTFNGDSLVVMENTGIYHRLIWTFCSNRNLPIHIGNAAHIKWSFGIARGKNDKIDSIRLCNYAFKEADDLKATAALDPELMLLKDLISARTKLLKQRSGISVSVKELGNVNGKEHQKLIEKALKNAIEGIAKSIRNLEDQIKKIITGNQGFKQNYKLLLSIPGIGHVTAVYLIGCTGNFAGRPSGKELACYAGVVPFEHSSGISIKGKTRVHRMANKELKRLLHMCALSLIQHNQEFKTYYNRKKDEGKHSMSIINAVRNKIALRVAAVIKNQASYKNNYKIAA from the coding sequence ATGATTGCCACTACAAAATTTTTTATCGGTATTGATATTTCCAAACCGCACTTCGATGTTGCATTAATGGCCGTTGTGAACCATGTAAAACAGGAAATAGCCACCGCACGGTTTGATAACACCGCTCCAGGTATAAAGCTATTTGAGAAGTGGTTGAAATCTCAGAAAACCACATTCAATGGGGACTCCCTGGTTGTCATGGAAAATACGGGGATCTATCATCGTTTAATATGGACTTTCTGCAGCAACAGAAATCTGCCCATCCATATTGGCAATGCCGCCCATATCAAATGGAGTTTTGGGATAGCAAGGGGCAAAAATGATAAAATAGACAGTATCCGTTTATGCAACTATGCCTTTAAGGAAGCGGATGACCTAAAGGCTACAGCTGCCCTGGATCCCGAACTGATGCTCCTGAAAGATCTGATATCAGCGAGGACAAAGCTGCTCAAACAAAGGTCCGGCATTAGCGTTTCGGTAAAAGAACTTGGCAATGTCAATGGTAAAGAACATCAGAAACTGATTGAAAAAGCACTTAAAAATGCAATTGAGGGTATCGCAAAGTCAATCAGGAACCTCGAAGATCAGATCAAAAAAATTATCACAGGAAACCAGGGTTTCAAGCAGAACTACAAACTATTGCTCAGTATCCCTGGGATAGGACATGTTACCGCAGTATACCTGATTGGCTGCACTGGAAATTTTGCAGGGCGCCCCAGCGGAAAAGAACTGGCCTGTTATGCAGGGGTTGTACCATTTGAACACAGCAGTGGTATAAGTATCAAAGGTAAAACAAGAGTACACCGGATGGCCAATAAAGAGCTTAAAAGATTGCTGCATATGTGTGCATTATCTTTGATTCAACATAATCAGGAATTCAAAACATATTACAATAGAAAAAAGGATGAAGGGAAGCACAGCATGAGCATAATTAATGCCGTTAGAAACAAGATAGCATTAAGAGTTGCTGCTGTTATAAAAAATCAAGCCAGCTATAAAAATAACTATAAAATAGCTGCTTAA